The genomic stretch ATAATAATTATTCTCACTGTCAGAAGTGAAGCAATTAAGAATTAAGCCGATAACATTAACTTCTGCTTGGGTTAAAGATTCTTTTATACCAGCTAACATAGAAATTTTTACTTTACTCTGACGTACAACCATTAACATTCCATCACTCATTCTGCCCAAAATTTGAGCATCTGCCGCTACACTAATAGGGGGTGAGTCAATAATAATTAAATCATAGTGGGTTTTCATTTCCTCAAGTATATCTATCATTTGAGAAGAACCAATTAAAGCGACAGGGTTAGACTTACTGTTACCGGCAAGTAATAAATCTAAATTAGGCATAACGGGAATTGTCGATTCTGAGAGTAAAATATTCTTTTCTGAGTGCAATAACTCACTTAATCCAAATTCTTTCTCTGTACTTCCCCAAATTTTCTTTTGTCCAGGTTTTCTTAAATCGGCCTCAATCAATAAGACTTTTTTCCCTAATTCGGAAACTGCGATCGCAATGTTCGCCGCAATGGTTGATTTACCTTCTTTAGCAACACTACTGGAAATAGTAATGACTTTTAGAGGTTTTTCTTCTGTATCCATAAATTTGAGACTCGCACCAATAGCACGAAAATTCTCACAAATGGAAGAAGATGGATTATTCTTCACAGGAAGACTACTTGTAATATTATCAGTTTTATGACGATAAAAATGGTAAAAATAGGGAATTTTTCCTAATACTGGTTGTTGAAAATACTCTCTAATTTGCTCAATATTATTAACTCCGTTATCTAATTGTTCTAATAAATAAGCTAATAATGAACTTGCTAAAATACCGGCTAAAAAACCTTGAATTAAATAAGTAAAACTACTATTTGTAGTAGGTTCTGTCGGTATAGAGGCAAATTCAGCCGATCGAATATTTCCTTGAGTATTATTAAGGGCTATTTGTGCATCTTGATAATTTTTAATTAAATTTTGTAATAAGTCACTTCTAGCATCTAATTCTCGTTGTAATTGTTCTTGTTCAAACTCTAAATTAGGTAAAGTATCAACTCTTTCTCGATAATTATTAATTAATTGATTTAAAGATTTTAATTGTGCTTCTAAACTTTGAATATCTCTTTCGACCGTGCCATATTCCGCTAATAAATTGCTTTGAGTTGAACCGGGTTGATAAATTTTATCTAAATCTTCTTTGGGTAATTCTCCTTGAATATTAATATTTTGAGCATATTTTTTTAATTGTTCTTCTAAAATTTTTTTTTCTTGTTCTAAAGTAATTAATTGAGGGTGTTTATCACCCAAACTAACTTTTTGCTGTTCAATTTTAAGATTAATTTCTTGGATTTGTTTAACTAGAGAAGCAACCATAGGAGATTCATTGACAAAACTAGAAGTAATACCAGTTTCAGAATCTATAGGAAATATTTTTCTTAAAGAATCTCTACGAGATTTTTGAGCCGCCAATTGAGATTCTATTTCGGCGATTTGACCATCTAATTGACCAATAATATCAATGGTAGAAGTTGCTTCGGCAGTTATGTCTAAAATGCGATTATTTTGTTTAAATTCTTTTAATTTTTCGGCAGTTATCTCTAATTCTTTTTGACTTTCAGGAATTTGCTTTTCTAAAAAATTGGCTAATTCTCTAGTTTGAGTGACTTTTTGTTCTCTGTCTAATTGTACATAATTTCTGATCCAAGCATTGACTATTTCAACAGCTTTTTCTGGATCTTTATCTGTAAATGACAATACAATTACATCAGTGTTTTGTGGATTGACAGCAACTAAATTTCCTACTAACTTTTTCGGATCTAATTTTAGAGGTAATTGTAAATCTTTGATAACTTTTTCTGCCAAAGAATTAGACTTAATTAATACTAAATCATTGCTTAATTTTGTTTGGGAAGATAAAGCAAAAGGATCGGCAATATTAGGACTTTTTGTCTCAAAAATAATAGTACCACTAGCTTTATAAAGAGGAATTACTTTTTTCGATCGCTCATAACCTAAAAAGAAGAATATAATGGCAAAAACTAGGGATACAGGAAGCCATCTTTTACGAATAATTTTGAAATAAATTAACAATTCTTCCATGAGATTAATTATTTAGAGAATGGCGGATAATATATGCTTAATAAATAATAATATAACGTTTCTAGGACTCATCTAAGTTTACTGGTTAAGGTAGGGAAAAGGTAAAAGTTAAGGGTTTCAATCATGTTTAAGAATTAATAAAAAACGTAAGTTAAATGCCTCTTAGCTTAGGAATCATCTAAGTTCAATGTTGGAAGGTAGGAAATAGGTCATAGAAAGCAAAATATTAGCTATCAACTGTCAACTGTTAACTGTCATCTATTCAATTTATTCTGCGCAACGTCCGTTAATTTCCACTAAATCGATCGACTACCAATGCAGTATTAGCAATAATTCCTAGTATTTGGGCAAAAGGATTAATGATAGCAAAAGTAGCGTCCGAAGCTACAGCTAAATTGGATCGTTCGACAAATATCACATCATTATTTAATAATGGAGGATTATTTTCATCACTTAAGGGGGAGCTAAAATCGACTTTGATCGATCGTCTAGTTACTGTACCATCAGGGTTGAGCCGTATTAATTCAGCAACGCTTTCATTAGCACGACGATTGTCAAATCCTCCGGCTTGTAAGAGTGCTTGTTGTAAACTTACGTTAGGGGGTAATTGTTTTACTCCAGGAGTTTTGACTTCTCCTACCACACTAACATTAATCGTATTGGGAGAAAAACTAGCGATCGCAACTTGACGAACTTCACTATCTTTAATGGTTTCTATGGTAGGAATAAAAACTCGATCGCCGTTTTGCAATAAAGCATCTTCTCTAAACTTTCCTGTTTGTAATAATTCCCATAAATTAACTTTAACTATTTGTTCTTGCCCTGATGGTAATGTACGCCTAACTTCAATATTACGAATATCTGCTTTTGCCGTTAAACCCCCTGCGGTTTTAATTGCCCTTGTAGCTGTGGGTATTCCAGCTAAACCTTCTTGATTACGAATGGTTGTCGTGTTTTGAAAATTTAAACTATCGGTTAAACTATTGGCTCTTACATCATCACCACTTAAAGTATAAGGGCCAGGTCGATTGACTTCTCCCACAATACTAACGGTAATAGGAATACTTAAATTAGCTGAGAAATTAGCTGTGGCTACTCTCAATACTTCTACTGGGTTAATTTCTTCGGCACTGGGAATAATTATTCGATCACCATCTCTGAGGATAATATTTTGACTTAAATCACCTTTTTCCAAAAAATCCCAAAAATTCACAGGAATAATGTACTCTTGACCTTTATAATTACGAACAACTTGGACTCGACGACTATCGGCGGAAGCATTAATACCATTGGCTAATTGTAATGCACTAATCAAATTAGGAAATTTTCGTCCTTGACTTGTTCCTGTTGAACCTTCAAAGGGAATAGAATAAGATCCAGGAGTTCTAATTTCTCCGACAATAGCAACAGTAATAGGACGAGGTGAAACTAAATTAATACTTACGATCGGATCTTTTAGTAGTTCTGAACGAACATATTCATCATAAATAAGAGCTTCCGTTTCTGCTAGAGTTAATCCCACCACAGAGAGACGATTAATTAAAGGTAAATTAATAGTTCCATCTACTAAAACTTGGTATTCCTTACTATATTCGGGTACATTAAAAATATCTAAGGAAATAACATCACCAGAATCAAGAGTATAAGGAAATTGTTGACTCGGATTAGATTGTCGTGAAGTATCGTATTTAAAATTGTTTGTATTGCTATTGGTGGGGGAGTTGGGAGATAAAGGTTTTAATGGTTGTCTAGGACTGATATTTTGAGCTAAAAGTAATGGAGAATAACCTAAAACAAAAATAGAAGTTAACAGTAATCGATCGTAGAAATTGGTCTTAATCATAAACTAATTATAATAATGTTTTATTGAAACTATAAGTATTAAGGGAACATTAATTTTATCAAGGTAAGAAAAACAAGGAGCTTAAATCTTTTGCTTTATTATCATAAATTCTACTGTCGCAGAATATTCAATTAATCTTGTTTAACCTCAAAACCTATCTAAAGTTAACAGACAAAAGTTATAATTTGATGTTACTCCAAAATTATTATCTCCTGCCGATCTTCACTGAAAATCAAGTTATTAACTCCCAAAGTATATTTAAAGTTTTCAATGAGTCGTGTAAAAAAATATAGTGCCATTGAGAGAGATTTATCTGTGCGGATATTTTTTTGATTCATAACGAATCCCTTCAATAATCTCCATATATTTATCTACTGCAATATTCTTACTAAAATTGTTACAAAAATATTGTCTAGCATTGTATCCCATTTTTTCACAAAGTTTTTTATTATGATATAAGTTCAAAAAGAAATTTGCTAATCCCTCAGCATCTCCGTTTCTAAAACTCTCTCCACATTGAGCCTTGACAACTAATTGTGTCAAGAATGATGTTTCCGGGCAAATAACTCCTACCACATTTCCTGCGGCTAAAGTGGAGTAAAGTTTACTAGGTGCAACAACTCCATCCATATCTTCCGCAATAGAAATTAAAGATATATCACAAGCAGTCAGAGAATAAGGTAAGATTTCTTTTTTTTGATAGGGAAGGAATAAGACATTTTTTAACCCTAATTTGTCCATTTTATCCTTGAGAGGCTTTTGTTGAGCACCACTACCAATAAATAAAAATTGAAAATTATCCTGATATTCTGTCAGGAGATATGCAGCCGAAATTATTGTATCCATATCATGACAACGTCCCATATTTCCTGAATAAATTATGGTAAATTTTGTGTGTAGTCCGTATTGTTGTGCAAACCAATTATCTTCTTTATTCAAGGGTTTGATCATGTTACCATCAGCCCAATTATGAACTACCGTGATTTTATGTTTAATAGATGGACAGCTTTCAATAATTCGCTTTTTCATAGAGTCTGACAAAACAATAATTTCTTGAGCATTAATCCATGTGTGATGATTTAATATACCCCATAATTTGACGATCGCATGATTTTTTGGCAAAACCTTCAATTGATAAAGAATATTAGGATATAAGTCATAAATAATGCAAATATATTTTTTTCTCCAGATTAAATGAGCAAAAAAACCTAGCCAAGTCATAAATGCAGGAGCAGTGGTAATGATTAGTAGATCATCTGTTTTTTGATAACGAATAAGATGAAAAAAAGCTCTGATAAAAAACAAAATACTGTTAACTGCTTTCCCTCTAATACGATCGGGCCAAACTCTTGAACTCCTTGTTCTTTTTATATTAACTCCCTTAATAATTTCATCTCTCGGTGCTTCTTTAGTATCGAAGGCGTAAGCAGGTTGACCACTAAAAACCCGAACTTTCATTCCTTTTTCACTCAATGCAATGGCTAGTTCTTCGATTAACTGTCCTGTCGGGGCATAGTCTGGGGGAAAAAACTGATTTAAAATTAAGATGTGATATTGATCATCAGAATTATAATAATTTATCATCATTCAAAGTGTAATTTTGATTCTCTGGAACCCTATATTATTAAACAAACATTGAGCGTTGTAACTAAAAATATTAACTACAGTTACGCAAATTTAAAATGAGTTATTAGGAGTTATGGGTCAAATGTAAACTAGAAAGTTGTCGCTATCTAATTTTTTAATTTGTTGTCTCATCTAGTTTTTTCTATTAAGTTATTTAACATTCTTCTAATTTCGTTACTTCATTTTAGTAATAGCTTTAATTTTTCAAATAAGATCATCAAGACATAATTACCAAATAAGTTTCTAATTACTTAAGATAATGGTTAACAATAGGAAGATGATCCATATAAATACCTAAGTATTTTCCTTTCGCAATATTAACAGAAATTGACACGGCAGTTTTTTGAATTTTGGGAGTTAATCCATCAATTTCAGGAGTTGTTTGAAAGAGTTTCTGTTTTTTATAAAATAGCCATTAGCCTCCCTTTAAAAAGGCGAAAATAAATTTGAAATCTCTTTTTCTAAGAAGCATTTAGGATAATCATTAAGTAGCATCTTCGGTGAACAAAAACTTTTAAAACAGACTCTAATTAATAGAGAAGTGTTAAAGTAACTTGATTACAAGTAATCTTGAAATTCATTGCTTTGTGTCAAAGGATTAAATCTTTATAATTTTTTACCTTTTTATTATGATTAAACCTGAATATTATTAAACAAAATCCTTAGAGCCTAATATTTCTAATCTTTTTTTGTGTAACTTACAAAATTGATACTTAATTAAATTATACCCAACACTTCTCATTCCATAACATATTTATAGGTTTACAACTTTGTTTTTTTAATTTTAAGAAAATTTCATAGAAGAATATATTGATAGTGAATAAATAACTTCATATCACAAAAAAACTAAACTTGATAATAATTACGATACCAATTAACAAATTTTTCTACTCCTTTTTCAATAGGAGTTTTAGGACTAAACCCCACATCTGTAATTAAATCATCTACGTCAGCGTAAGTTGTTAAAACATCACCCGGTTGCATCGGTAAAAACTCTTTGATAGCAGTTTTTCTCAGGGATTTCTCGATTACTTCGATTAAATGCAATAATTCTACAGGTTGATTATTACCAATATTATAAAGTTTATAGGGTGGGACTCCTGAAGGTATTTTTTCCATAACTTTTTCTATCCCCACAACAATATCATCAATATAAGTAAAATCTCTCTGCATTTTTCCGTAGTTGAAAACACGGATTGGTTTTTCTCCTAAAATGGCTTTTGTAAATAAAAATAATGCCATATCTGGACGACCCCAAGGGCCATATACTGTAAAGAAACGTAATCCAGTACTAGGAATTTTGTAGAGATGACTATAGGTATAAGCCATTAATTCGTTGGCTCTTTTTGTAGCGGCATATAAACTGACAGGGCAATCAACAGGATCGTTGGTACTGAAAGGAATTTTACTATTCATGCCATAAACGGAGCTAGAGGAAGCAAAAACGAGATGTTTAACAGGATTGTGGCGACAACCTTCGAGAATATTTAAAAACCCAACGACGTTACTTTCTGCATAAACATGAGGATTTTCGAGAGAATACCTAACTCCTGCTTGGGCGGCGAGGTTAACGACTATATCAAATTTTTCCTGTTTAAACAGTTTATCAATGCTATTTCGATCGTGCAAATCCATGAAATGAAATTGAAAGTTATCTAATTTTTCTAATTCCTGAAGACGGGCTTTTTTTAGAGAAACATCATAATAGTCATTAAGGTTATCAATGCCTATTACTTGATTATTTTGTTTTACAAGGGATTGAGAAAGATGAAAACCAATAAAACCAGCGGCACCCGTGACCAAAATTTTATTCATAAATCAATATTTATAGATAATAATTCTTCATAGTTTAGCTTTAATGGTAAATCTAAGGTATTTTTTTGTTTATTGCCAGACTAAAACTTTAGCTTCATAAGTACCTAAGTCGATCGTCATTCCATTATCTCCTGATTCCATTTCATAATTGCCTGTCCATTCATGCCATTTACCATTAGCTGGAAAATTAGGAATATGATAACCTGCCCGAAAAGTATCAGAAAAATTCACTATGATTACAATACGAGATCCTTCCTCATTCCATCGGGTATAAGCTAAGATACCCGCCTCGTTATTTTCATGGAAAAAATCAATGTTTTCTGTCCACAATGCGCGATTATTTTTACGCAATGAAATTAAACCTTTATAATATTCGAGTAAATTTTTATTTAAGTCATTCTCTAAAAGTTGCCAATCGATTTTTGAGGATTCCATTTTTTTATACTTATACTCTCCTAATTCTTCTCCCATCCAAATCATCGGTATTCCGATCGCCGTCATTAATATTGCAACGCCTAATTTAATGCGTTTAAAGGCTTCTTCATAAAAGATATTTCGATCGCTCAATTCTGCCATCAAATGATTATGATCATGATTAGTGAGATAATTTACCACATTACTCTCACCCATAAAACCTTGTCGTTTGCAGTCGATAACATCCTTGAGACTTTCTAAATCAAATCCATCTCCACAAATGTGAGTCATTATCGTGTTATAAAAACTTTCATGCCAACAACTATCCATCGGCCCTTCTGCATTAGTAATAGTTGTAGTTTCAGGGATATGTTCTGCGATCGTGAAAAAAGGCTTTATTCCTGCGGTTTGTTTGCCTTGCCCAACAATCCAGTGCATAAAATCATAATTATCGATTTGTCTAGCGGCATCAAGACGAATACCGTCAATATGATACTCTTTGATCCAAAAGATTAAATTATCTCCAACAAATTCCCAAGCTGGATGTATTTGTAAATTCTCATCATATAAATCATAATTAAATTCAGGCCCCCAATTATTATCAGGATCTCGGGGTGAGTGATGATACCAATAATCATAGTTAATTTTAGTGAGAGGTGCTTCTGATTCTGAATGATTATAGATTACATCTAGGATTACACGAATTCCTTTTTCATGGCATGAGTCAATAAGTTGTTTTAAGTCAGAAGTTGAGCCATAACTGGATTCAGTGGCAAAAAAATGTCGAGGGTTATAGCCCCAACTATGATCTCCCGGATACTCATTGACGGGCATTAATTCAATGGCATTGATACCTAACTCGCAAAGATAATCTATTTTTTCGATAATGTCTTGATATTTACCACGAATTTTATTATCTTTTTCTCCTCCTGAAAAATCACCTACATGAAGTTCATAAATTACTAATTCTCGATCGGAGGGTAAATTTTTATCATCATGTTTCCAAATATAGTCATCTACAATACGATCGCCGTCTTTAATGATAATGATAGCATTTTGAGAAGAATTATCAATATCAGTAGCACAAGGATCAATTACATCTACCCATTCATTAGGTTCAACAAACCAACTAAGAGATTGAACACGAAATTTATACTGATAACCTCCATCATCTAATAGAACAGAAGTACGAAAATATCCATCATCACCTTTTTTCATGGGAATTTCTTTCCATTCAGAAAAAGAACCCATTAAGGTTGCACCCTCATTATAGGGAGCAAACAACTTAAATTCAATAGAATTATTCATAAATAATTTACAAACTAGGAATTAAGAATTAAAAAATTATCTCTAGTCTTAAACATCTTCTCATTCTTTATCACTTATTACTGATTATCTTCTGTTTCTGGCTTCAGGACTGTTATAAATAGAATTTCGGACAAATTCGATCGATTGTCCATTCATAACTAAGTTTTGAAAATACTCTGATCCCCTTTCATCAGCATTACGACCTAAAAACTCTTGGTAGATTTTATTAATAGCTTGATTAAGTTCTGGTTTACTGGCAACTTCACGACGCACTTGCACTAAAGACCAATTTTGATCATTTATTTTTTGAGTATAATTTTTTAGGTCATTAGAATCAGCGTTACGTCCTAAAACTTGAATATAGATATTGTTGATTTTGTCTTCAACACGAGTATTATTACTACTATTATTGTTCCTTCTGTTTACAGCCTCAGGACTATTGGCAACCGCATTTCTGACATAATCAATATTTCTACCATTAACAATTAAATTTTGAAAATACTGTAATCCAGCAGGATCAATATTTCTTCCCAGTATTTCTTGATATATGCTTGTAATTGCTTGATTGGTTTCTGAATTGCGAGCAATATCATTTCGTACTTGTTCAAAAGACCAATTTTGATTATCAACTTTTTGAGTATAATTTTTCAATTCACTAGAATTAGCGTTACGCCCTAAAACCTGAAGATAAATACTGTTGATTTTTTCTTCAACACGAGAATTATTGATGTTATCGTAATTATTTCTGCTTCTGGCTTCAGGACTATTAGCGATCGCATTTCTGACAAAATCAATGTTTTCACCATTAACAACTAAGTTTTGAAAATACTGAAATCGAGCAGAATCAATATTGCGTCCTAAGTACTCTTGATACATTCTGTTGATAATTTTATTAAATTCTTGGTCATTGGAGGCAATATCACGGCGCACTTGATTTAAAGACCAATTTTGATTATTCATTTTTTGGCTATAATTTCTCAATTCATCAGAATTAGCATTACGTCCTAAAACCTGAACATAGGTATTATTAATTTCTCCATCAAAACGTGAATAATTATTGTTGTTATTATTATTATTGTTGCCCTTATTATCGTTATCTCGATACCTGAAACTACCATATCCCGGACAATTAATA from Geminocystis sp. NIES-3709 encodes the following:
- a CDS encoding polysaccharide biosynthesis tyrosine autokinase, whose translation is MEELLIYFKIIRKRWLPVSLVFAIIFFFLGYERSKKVIPLYKASGTIIFETKSPNIADPFALSSQTKLSNDLVLIKSNSLAEKVIKDLQLPLKLDPKKLVGNLVAVNPQNTDVIVLSFTDKDPEKAVEIVNAWIRNYVQLDREQKVTQTRELANFLEKQIPESQKELEITAEKLKEFKQNNRILDITAEATSTIDIIGQLDGQIAEIESQLAAQKSRRDSLRKIFPIDSETGITSSFVNESPMVASLVKQIQEINLKIEQQKVSLGDKHPQLITLEQEKKILEEQLKKYAQNINIQGELPKEDLDKIYQPGSTQSNLLAEYGTVERDIQSLEAQLKSLNQLINNYRERVDTLPNLEFEQEQLQRELDARSDLLQNLIKNYQDAQIALNNTQGNIRSAEFASIPTEPTTNSSFTYLIQGFLAGILASSLLAYLLEQLDNGVNNIEQIREYFQQPVLGKIPYFYHFYRHKTDNITSSLPVKNNPSSSICENFRAIGASLKFMDTEEKPLKVITISSSVAKEGKSTIAANIAIAVSELGKKVLLIEADLRKPGQKKIWGSTEKEFGLSELLHSEKNILLSESTIPVMPNLDLLLAGNSKSNPVALIGSSQMIDILEEMKTHYDLIIIDSPPISVAADAQILGRMSDGMLMVVRQSKVKISMLAGIKESLTQAEVNVIGLILNCFTSDSENNYYYYNYSYYRDKKDQKKNTLFS
- a CDS encoding SLBB domain-containing protein, which codes for MIKTNFYDRLLLTSIFVLGYSPLLLAQNISPRQPLKPLSPNSPTNSNTNNFKYDTSRQSNPSQQFPYTLDSGDVISLDIFNVPEYSKEYQVLVDGTINLPLINRLSVVGLTLAETEALIYDEYVRSELLKDPIVSINLVSPRPITVAIVGEIRTPGSYSIPFEGSTGTSQGRKFPNLISALQLANGINASADSRRVQVVRNYKGQEYIIPVNFWDFLEKGDLSQNIILRDGDRIIIPSAEEINPVEVLRVATANFSANLSIPITVSIVGEVNRPGPYTLSGDDVRANSLTDSLNFQNTTTIRNQEGLAGIPTATRAIKTAGGLTAKADIRNIEVRRTLPSGQEQIVKVNLWELLQTGKFREDALLQNGDRVFIPTIETIKDSEVRQVAIASFSPNTINVSVVGEVKTPGVKQLPPNVSLQQALLQAGGFDNRRANESVAELIRLNPDGTVTRRSIKVDFSSPLSDENNPPLLNNDVIFVERSNLAVASDATFAIINPFAQILGIIANTALVVDRFSGN
- a CDS encoding glycosyltransferase family 4 protein, with product MMINYYNSDDQYHILILNQFFPPDYAPTGQLIEELAIALSEKGMKVRVFSGQPAYAFDTKEAPRDEIIKGVNIKRTRSSRVWPDRIRGKAVNSILFFIRAFFHLIRYQKTDDLLIITTAPAFMTWLGFFAHLIWRKKYICIIYDLYPNILYQLKVLPKNHAIVKLWGILNHHTWINAQEIIVLSDSMKKRIIESCPSIKHKITVVHNWADGNMIKPLNKEDNWFAQQYGLHTKFTIIYSGNMGRCHDMDTIISAAYLLTEYQDNFQFLFIGSGAQQKPLKDKMDKLGLKNVLFLPYQKKEILPYSLTACDISLISIAEDMDGVVAPSKLYSTLAAGNVVGVICPETSFLTQLVVKAQCGESFRNGDAEGLANFFLNLYHNKKLCEKMGYNARQYFCNNFSKNIAVDKYMEIIEGIRYESKKYPHR
- a CDS encoding NAD-dependent epimerase, yielding MNKILVTGAAGFIGFHLSQSLVKQNNQVIGIDNLNDYYDVSLKKARLQELEKLDNFQFHFMDLHDRNSIDKLFKQEKFDIVVNLAAQAGVRYSLENPHVYAESNVVGFLNILEGCRHNPVKHLVFASSSSVYGMNSKIPFSTNDPVDCPVSLYAATKRANELMAYTYSHLYKIPSTGLRFFTVYGPWGRPDMALFLFTKAILGEKPIRVFNYGKMQRDFTYIDDIVVGIEKVMEKIPSGVPPYKLYNIGNNQPVELLHLIEVIEKSLRKTAIKEFLPMQPGDVLTTYADVDDLITDVGFSPKTPIEKGVEKFVNWYRNYYQV
- a CDS encoding alpha-amylase family glycosyl hydrolase; its protein translation is MNNSIEFKLFAPYNEGATLMGSFSEWKEIPMKKGDDGYFRTSVLLDDGGYQYKFRVQSLSWFVEPNEWVDVIDPCATDIDNSSQNAIIIIKDGDRIVDDYIWKHDDKNLPSDRELVIYELHVGDFSGGEKDNKIRGKYQDIIEKIDYLCELGINAIELMPVNEYPGDHSWGYNPRHFFATESSYGSTSDLKQLIDSCHEKGIRVILDVIYNHSESEAPLTKINYDYWYHHSPRDPDNNWGPEFNYDLYDENLQIHPAWEFVGDNLIFWIKEYHIDGIRLDAARQIDNYDFMHWIVGQGKQTAGIKPFFTIAEHIPETTTITNAEGPMDSCWHESFYNTIMTHICGDGFDLESLKDVIDCKRQGFMGESNVVNYLTNHDHNHLMAELSDRNIFYEEAFKRIKLGVAILMTAIGIPMIWMGEELGEYKYKKMESSKIDWQLLENDLNKNLLEYYKGLISLRKNNRALWTENIDFFHENNEAGILAYTRWNEEGSRIVIIVNFSDTFRAGYHIPNFPANGKWHEWTGNYEMESGDNGMTIDLGTYEAKVLVWQ
- a CDS encoding DUF4214 domain-containing protein encodes the protein MKTSTILLTGTLLSISLISATPVLAQSQKITCVRNQNIINCPGYGSFRYRDNDNKGNNNNNNNNNYSRFDGEINNTYVQVLGRNANSDELRNYSQKMNNQNWSLNQVRRDIASNDQEFNKIINRMYQEYLGRNIDSARFQYFQNLVVNGENIDFVRNAIANSPEARSRNNYDNINNSRVEEKINSIYLQVLGRNANSSELKNYTQKVDNQNWSFEQVRNDIARNSETNQAITSIYQEILGRNIDPAGLQYFQNLIVNGRNIDYVRNAVANSPEAVNRRNNNSSNNTRVEDKINNIYIQVLGRNADSNDLKNYTQKINDQNWSLVQVRREVASKPELNQAINKIYQEFLGRNADERGSEYFQNLVMNGQSIEFVRNSIYNSPEARNRR